One window from the genome of Pseudanabaena yagii GIHE-NHR1 encodes:
- a CDS encoding HPP family protein: MLNFQKARSKWQSYWFKLFGRWQSCPLTCPIDRPHHKHVVWSWLGSCIAIAMTAYLSTVTNSPLIMAPFGATSVLIFGVPESPLAQPRNVIGGNLLSALIALTILHLFGSSPWTMGLAVATAIAAMQITHTVHPPSGAVALVVMMTKPDWQFLVTPTFEGSVILVLCAVIFNNLAEERTYPKHWL; the protein is encoded by the coding sequence ATGTTGAATTTTCAAAAAGCGCGATCAAAGTGGCAAAGTTATTGGTTCAAACTCTTCGGTAGATGGCAATCCTGTCCCCTCACCTGTCCGATTGATCGACCGCATCATAAACATGTTGTTTGGAGTTGGTTAGGAAGTTGTATTGCGATCGCCATGACTGCCTATCTCTCAACAGTCACGAACTCGCCGTTGATCATGGCTCCCTTTGGCGCAACGAGCGTCCTAATTTTTGGTGTTCCTGAAAGTCCCTTAGCCCAACCGCGGAATGTTATTGGAGGCAATCTCTTATCAGCACTGATTGCCTTAACAATTTTGCACCTGTTTGGCTCTTCTCCTTGGACAATGGGTTTAGCCGTAGCGACAGCGATCGCTGCCATGCAAATTACCCATACTGTACATCCGCCATCGGGAGCCGTTGCTCTTGTGGTGATGATGACTAAACCCGATTGGCAATTTTTGGTGACACCAACCTTTGAAGGCTCAGTAATTTTGGTGCTATGTGCTGTTATTTTTAATAATCTCGCAGAAGAGCGTACTTATCCCAAACACTGGCTATAA
- the uppS gene encoding polyprenyl diphosphate synthase has product MTAKLLQTLPPDLDRQRLPKHVAVIMDGNGRWAKQKGMPRIAGHRQGVDALKDLLRCCKDWGIEALTVYAFSTENWSRPAQEVDFLMVLFERMLRRELDEMCSEGVRISFVGDLDSLSNSLRAEIERSQIATANNQAIHFTVAINYGSRREIVKVCRQIAEATQSGEIKPEDIDENLFEQHLYTAGTHNPDLLIRTSGEMRLSNFLLWQMAYTEMYFTNTLWPDFDRREFHRALMDYQERDRRFGKV; this is encoded by the coding sequence ATGACTGCTAAGCTATTGCAAACTTTGCCACCAGATCTAGATCGTCAGCGATTGCCTAAACATGTTGCCGTAATTATGGACGGGAATGGTCGTTGGGCGAAGCAAAAAGGAATGCCCAGAATTGCGGGGCATAGACAGGGGGTTGATGCGCTCAAGGACTTGTTACGCTGTTGCAAAGACTGGGGAATTGAAGCGCTGACAGTCTACGCTTTTTCTACGGAAAATTGGAGTAGACCTGCACAGGAAGTTGATTTCTTGATGGTTTTGTTTGAGCGGATGTTGCGCCGTGAATTAGACGAAATGTGCAGTGAAGGGGTGCGGATTTCCTTTGTTGGTGATCTGGATTCTCTTTCCAATTCCTTGCGTGCGGAAATCGAGCGATCGCAAATTGCTACAGCAAATAATCAAGCGATTCATTTTACGGTAGCGATTAATTATGGTAGTCGCCGTGAGATCGTGAAAGTCTGTCGCCAAATTGCGGAAGCTACCCAATCAGGGGAAATCAAGCCTGAAGATATTGATGAAAATCTGTTTGAGCAGCATCTCTATACTGCGGGAACCCATAATCCTGATCTGCTTATTCGCACTAGTGGCGAGATGCGATTAAGTAATTTCTTGCTCTGGCAAATGGCATATACAGAGATGTATTTCACTAATACGCTTTGGCCAGACTTTGATCGCCGTGAATTTCACCGAGCATTGATGGATTATCAAGAGCGCGATCGCCGTTTTGGCAAAGTATAA
- the cdaA gene encoding diadenylate cyclase CdaA, which produces MQWFANINSIAFIMRAIDILALFGLIYLMLSLSNDRRTLLMVRGIIFLLIASVVSDRLGLRLLNFVLDKLLIGSAVAMAVILQPELRRFLERLGRGDLLSLFQPASSRRSPVEADSVIEEIIEAVIELSQNRTGALMIIETGEPIDDRDFSVPGVRLNALLSKELLHTIFQTSTLLHDGAILIREDRIVAAGVILPISDRAASREIGTRHRAAMGITDRVRNCFCVVVSEETGSIAIAENGILDRPLASSRLREILETKLGNYRPTPLGRTVPKFNWLWSSVNIKNMVSRKSSEKK; this is translated from the coding sequence ATGCAGTGGTTTGCCAATATCAACTCAATTGCATTCATCATGAGGGCGATCGATATCCTTGCATTGTTTGGATTGATCTACCTCATGCTGTCCCTCAGCAACGATCGCCGCACTTTGTTGATGGTGCGGGGCATTATCTTTTTACTGATTGCTAGTGTTGTTAGCGATCGCCTTGGTTTACGATTGCTGAATTTTGTTCTTGATAAATTATTAATTGGTTCCGCTGTAGCGATGGCAGTGATTTTGCAGCCAGAACTGCGGCGGTTTCTCGAACGTCTTGGACGCGGGGATTTACTCTCCCTATTTCAACCAGCCAGCAGTCGGCGTTCGCCTGTAGAAGCTGATTCAGTAATTGAGGAAATTATTGAGGCGGTCATTGAGCTATCTCAAAATCGTACAGGTGCATTAATGATTATTGAGACTGGTGAACCGATTGATGATCGCGATTTTTCTGTACCTGGTGTCAGACTCAATGCCTTGTTATCCAAAGAGCTACTGCATACCATTTTTCAAACATCAACACTTTTACATGACGGGGCAATCCTGATTCGCGAAGATCGGATTGTAGCGGCAGGCGTGATTTTGCCTATTTCTGATCGGGCCGCTTCACGGGAAATTGGCACAAGACACCGAGCTGCTATGGGCATTACCGATCGCGTTAGAAATTGTTTTTGTGTAGTAGTTTCCGAAGAAACAGGTTCGATTGCGATCGCAGAAAATGGCATATTAGATCGTCCTCTCGCTAGTAGTCGGCTCCGAGAAATATTAGAAACTAAACTAGGTAATTATCGTCCGACTCCTTTAGGAAGAACAGTGCCCAAGTTTAATTGGCTCTGGTCAAGCGTGAATATCAAAAATATGGTAAGTCGAAAATCGTCAGAAAAGAAATGA
- the lysA gene encoding diaminopimelate decarboxylase, translated as MTTVLNSLRQEAVTTNSPQDNATSLNSLSPNQQLLPLTAVVNANDHLEIGGCDVVELVQQYGSPLYILDEVSLRTACQQYRDALVKHYQGASQVLYASKAWSCLAVCAIVGSEGLGIDVVSAGEILTAVRAGVSPSLIYFHGNNKSLDELSYALEVGCTIVVDNWHELKTLASLAKEQALSVAFTAPRIMLRLTPGIECHTHEYIQTGHIDSKFGFDPNEIEAVFAFVAGSSLNCIGIHAHIGSQIFELQPHQDIGGVMVQWFKLAGEKYGLQFSELNIGGGLGIRYVESDDPPSIEEWIKAVSAGVTEAFVTAGLALPKLLCEPGRSLVGATCATAYTIGGSKTVPDIRTYVTIDGGMSDNPRPITYQSKYRAVVANQMSAPLSQTVTIAGKHCESGDILIKDIKLPETKAGDTLVVFGTGAYNYSMASNYNRLPKPAAVVVQGGDSSLIIKRETREDLLRQDCLPERLRK; from the coding sequence ATGACTACTGTTTTAAATAGTCTCAGACAAGAGGCTGTTACGACGAATTCACCACAGGATAATGCTACGAGTTTAAATAGCTTGTCGCCCAATCAACAACTGTTACCACTAACGGCTGTAGTTAATGCCAATGATCACTTAGAAATTGGTGGTTGCGATGTGGTGGAATTAGTCCAGCAATATGGTTCACCACTGTATATTTTGGATGAAGTAAGTTTGCGAACTGCTTGTCAGCAATATCGCGATGCTTTGGTCAAGCATTATCAAGGAGCCTCTCAAGTTTTATATGCTTCTAAAGCTTGGAGTTGCCTTGCCGTTTGTGCGATCGTTGGCTCGGAAGGCTTAGGTATTGATGTGGTTTCCGCAGGGGAAATCCTGACGGCAGTGCGTGCAGGTGTTTCACCTAGTTTGATTTATTTTCATGGCAACAATAAATCCCTCGATGAACTGAGCTATGCCCTAGAGGTTGGCTGCACAATCGTAGTGGACAATTGGCATGAGCTAAAGACTCTAGCCAGTCTTGCCAAAGAGCAAGCGCTCTCGGTCGCCTTTACAGCCCCAAGGATCATGTTGCGCTTGACCCCTGGTATTGAATGTCATACCCACGAATATATTCAGACAGGGCATATTGATAGCAAGTTTGGCTTTGATCCCAATGAAATTGAGGCTGTATTTGCTTTTGTGGCAGGATCTAGCCTGAACTGCATTGGTATTCATGCCCATATTGGTTCCCAGATTTTTGAATTGCAGCCTCACCAAGATATTGGCGGTGTGATGGTGCAGTGGTTTAAACTCGCTGGCGAAAAATATGGCTTGCAATTCTCAGAGCTAAATATCGGTGGTGGCTTAGGAATTCGCTATGTCGAGTCCGATGATCCCCCTAGCATTGAAGAATGGATCAAAGCTGTTAGTGCAGGTGTGACTGAAGCTTTTGTTACCGCAGGTTTAGCTTTGCCTAAATTACTCTGTGAACCAGGGCGATCGCTAGTTGGTGCGACCTGCGCGACTGCTTACACCATCGGTGGTAGCAAGACTGTGCCTGATATTCGTACCTACGTGACCATTGATGGTGGTATGTCTGACAATCCTCGTCCGATTACCTATCAGTCCAAGTATCGCGCTGTGGTAGCCAATCAGATGAGCGCGCCCCTATCGCAAACTGTGACGATCGCAGGTAAGCATTGCGAATCAGGTGATATTTTAATTAAAGATATTAAATTGCCTGAAACCAAGGCAGGCGATACTCTAGTTGTATTTGGAACAGGCGCATACAATTACAGTATGGCTTCTAATTACAACCGTTTGCCTAAACCTGCGGCAGTAGTTGTCCAAGGTGGTGACTCTAGTTTGATCATTAAACGTGAAACTCGTGAGGATCTATTACGTCAAGACTGTTTGCCAGAGAGACTACGCAAGTAG
- a CDS encoding cofactor assembly of complex C subunit B has protein sequence MPATIPTIYSTLLLTILLFLGLISFLRGSIRDRTTDALFNVDKLTDDRLLMQVRDHFQQRAYKVVEIDPERDIAILLGQVRPSVFLAIFLTILAAIGLICLGLVLGILIPDLENLWWWLTIASPIAGVFYWRGVPREHKVSLQLLPEARLKVRAHKDEIAELQRSLNLEKIEN, from the coding sequence ATGCCTGCAACTATCCCTACAATATATTCCACACTCCTCTTAACAATTCTGCTGTTTTTGGGACTGATTTCTTTTTTACGTGGTTCGATTCGCGATCGCACTACTGATGCGCTTTTTAATGTTGATAAACTTACGGACGATCGCTTATTAATGCAAGTCCGCGATCATTTCCAGCAAAGGGCTTATAAGGTTGTGGAGATTGATCCAGAACGGGATATTGCCATTTTGCTGGGTCAAGTCAGACCAAGTGTTTTCTTAGCAATATTTTTGACAATCTTGGCGGCTATTGGTTTGATTTGTCTAGGTCTAGTACTAGGTATTTTAATTCCCGATTTAGAAAATCTCTGGTGGTGGTTGACAATTGCATCACCGATCGCAGGTGTGTTTTATTGGCGTGGAGTTCCCCGTGAGCATAAAGTTAGCTTGCAACTTTTGCCTGAAGCCAGACTGAAAGTGCGCGCCCATAAAGATGAAATTGCAGAATTACAGCGATCGCTAAATCTTGAAAAAATTGAAAATTAA
- a CDS encoding GumC family protein encodes MTEYPKATYAGKYVDDSFKLAKFFRVLRKRWIVIVAVSATVFVGNAYYTFTRTPQYRSSASLLINNSTIAVSDIQVPGLPGSSLINLGTEIGILRSRPLIEVAVAKIKQSSASSTVKDIDAGTIMSGLEIRAEKDALILRLNYTDSDPKRAREVLNALAQTYVEYSLKDRRTKSSTAIKFIQDKLPQVKQQLDKSALAVTQFRKTYNIVDPETYAAAVFKMREALEVQAQELQVKIAQTQQQYKSLSRQVGKSPDAAISGAILQQDIPYQSLVKQFQEVETNYFLERTRFREDHPTVKALKDRRDELYKLLETRAQAVVGTKGTNITNEPNSPIQQTLATQLFEAQTSLAVNQAQLESIRGAQAEVAKAFSQIPQIQQKYIEIQRKLALDSSTYEKLTEKLEELRISEAQEISSWRILEPPLIPTRPSSPDIEKSLIAGTFIGLTLGVLCALLFNRLDQRIREVEEVKEIIDIPLLASVPLTEVASLSAMVSQGILPTSSYYAFKEALSSLALNLRYLGTDNTMKVIAFTSSVPSEGKSTLTYNLATILAALGYKVLLVDADMRKPTVHKLSKLSNKFGLSTALATPSPWQDLVQIADEKGNLHVLASGSLPPNPMLLLESTKMTALLQEWRQAYDYVLVDTPPVIGITDAQCLTSKVDTFILVAAINRSTRGGIARALEVLAIARANVSGLLINMIGSSDSEYHYGYYDQYYLNPKGQEEEIEPDPEVTAIEIAKP; translated from the coding sequence ATGACTGAATATCCTAAAGCGACCTATGCAGGCAAGTATGTCGATGATTCGTTTAAACTTGCCAAATTCTTCCGAGTACTACGCAAACGTTGGATTGTCATCGTAGCTGTTTCTGCCACTGTATTTGTTGGTAATGCTTACTATACATTTACCAGAACTCCCCAATATCGATCCAGTGCCTCTCTTCTAATTAACAACTCCACGATCGCGGTATCTGATATTCAAGTTCCCGGTTTACCAGGTAGCTCATTAATTAATCTTGGTACAGAAATTGGCATTCTCCGCAGCCGACCTCTAATCGAAGTCGCAGTTGCCAAGATAAAACAATCTTCCGCCAGCAGCACTGTCAAAGATATCGATGCTGGGACGATTATGAGTGGCTTAGAGATTCGTGCTGAAAAAGACGCTTTGATTCTGCGCCTTAACTATACCGACAGCGATCCCAAGCGCGCAAGGGAAGTTCTCAATGCCTTAGCCCAAACCTATGTCGAATATAGCTTAAAAGATCGACGGACTAAATCCAGTACTGCAATTAAATTTATTCAGGATAAATTACCGCAAGTCAAACAGCAACTTGACAAGTCCGCCCTTGCTGTTACCCAGTTTCGCAAAACCTATAATATTGTTGATCCTGAAACCTATGCTGCCGCAGTTTTTAAAATGCGTGAGGCTTTAGAGGTTCAAGCTCAAGAATTGCAAGTTAAGATCGCGCAAACCCAACAGCAATATAAATCTCTTAGCCGCCAAGTTGGTAAGTCACCAGATGCTGCAATTAGTGGCGCAATTTTACAACAAGATATTCCCTATCAGTCCCTAGTTAAACAATTTCAGGAAGTTGAAACTAACTATTTTCTGGAGCGGACAAGATTTCGTGAAGATCATCCTACGGTCAAAGCTCTCAAAGATCGTCGCGATGAACTCTATAAATTATTGGAAACCCGTGCTCAGGCGGTGGTTGGCACTAAGGGTACTAACATTACCAACGAGCCAAATAGTCCCATTCAACAAACTTTAGCCACTCAGTTATTTGAAGCCCAGACATCTCTTGCGGTGAATCAGGCTCAGTTAGAAAGTATCAGAGGTGCTCAGGCTGAAGTTGCCAAGGCTTTTTCACAAATTCCCCAAATTCAACAAAAATATATAGAAATCCAAAGGAAATTAGCTTTGGATAGTTCTACCTATGAAAAGTTAACTGAAAAATTAGAGGAATTGAGAATTTCCGAAGCTCAAGAGATTTCCTCATGGCGAATTTTAGAACCACCCTTGATTCCTACCCGACCATCATCACCAGATATTGAGAAAAGCTTAATTGCTGGAACCTTTATTGGGTTAACCCTAGGTGTCTTATGTGCATTGCTATTTAATCGCCTTGATCAACGTATTCGTGAAGTTGAGGAAGTTAAGGAAATCATTGATATTCCCTTGTTGGCTTCAGTTCCTCTGACTGAAGTAGCTTCTTTAAGTGCCATGGTAAGTCAAGGAATTTTGCCGACTAGTAGCTACTATGCTTTTAAGGAAGCATTGAGTTCGCTAGCTTTAAACCTCCGCTATTTAGGTACAGACAATACGATGAAAGTAATTGCCTTTACTTCATCAGTACCGTCTGAGGGTAAGAGTACATTGACCTATAATCTGGCGACAATTTTAGCTGCGCTAGGATATAAGGTTCTCTTGGTGGATGCGGATATGCGGAAGCCAACGGTTCATAAATTATCTAAGTTAAGTAATAAGTTTGGTTTATCCACTGCCCTCGCAACACCAAGCCCTTGGCAAGATCTAGTACAGATTGCAGATGAGAAGGGTAATTTGCATGTTTTAGCATCAGGCTCGTTACCTCCAAATCCAATGTTGTTGTTGGAATCAACAAAGATGACTGCACTCTTACAGGAATGGAGACAAGCTTATGACTATGTGTTAGTGGATACTCCGCCTGTGATTGGCATAACTGATGCTCAATGTTTAACTTCTAAGGTGGATACATTTATTCTGGTTGCTGCTATTAATCGTTCTACTAGAGGTGGTATTGCTCGTGCTTTAGAAGTCTTAGCGATCGCTAGAGCAAATGTGTCTGGTTTATTGATTAATATGATTGGCTCTTCGGATAGTGAGTACCACTACGGATATTACGATCAGTATTACCTCAATCCTAAAGGACAGGAAGAAGAAATCGAACCAGATCCAGAAGTAACCGCAATTGAAATTGCTAAACCCTAA
- a CDS encoding cob(I)yrinic acid a,c-diamide adenosyltransferase, with protein sequence MAAIGIMTAQVRPEREIGQIHVYDGTGKGKSQAALGVVLRSLGLGMSDNSPFGTRILLLRFLKGSEREYSEDAAISALQQGFPHLIDHVRTGRAEFFDAEHVTPFDRQEAERGWAIAKGAMASGLYSVVVLDEINPVLDLGLIPADRVVKDLKNKPPHLEVICTGRGAPQALIDIADLHSEMRSHDDAHAEKYDVTGIEIYTGAGKGKSTSALGRSLKAIGTGISRDLSHRVLIMQWLKGGAGYTEDAAIAALKRGYPHVIDHQRCGRDAIVWRGQQQEIDCIEAQRGWEIAQAAIASGLYKTIILDELNPTVDLDLLPVEPICQALLKKSRDTEVIITGRCLNNPAYFDLASVHSEMVCHKHYAEKGVDLKRGVDF encoded by the coding sequence ATGGCAGCGATTGGCATCATGACCGCACAGGTGCGTCCCGAACGTGAGATCGGACAAATCCATGTTTATGACGGAACTGGCAAAGGTAAATCACAGGCAGCTCTCGGCGTAGTCCTGCGATCGCTGGGCTTAGGCATGTCTGATAACTCACCATTTGGCACAAGGATTTTACTATTGCGCTTTCTCAAAGGTTCCGAGCGTGAATATTCCGAAGATGCCGCAATTTCTGCATTACAACAGGGATTTCCCCATCTGATCGATCATGTTCGCACTGGTCGTGCCGAATTTTTTGATGCCGAACATGTTACCCCCTTCGATCGCCAAGAAGCCGAACGGGGTTGGGCGATCGCTAAAGGCGCAATGGCATCAGGACTATATTCTGTAGTAGTTTTAGATGAAATTAATCCCGTGCTCGATTTAGGTCTAATTCCTGCCGATCGCGTTGTTAAAGATTTAAAAAATAAACCACCCCACCTTGAAGTAATTTGTACAGGACGCGGCGCACCCCAAGCATTAATTGATATCGCCGACCTGCACTCGGAAATGCGATCGCACGATGATGCCCATGCTGAAAAATATGATGTGACAGGTATTGAGATTTATACAGGTGCAGGTAAAGGGAAAAGCACCTCAGCTTTAGGAAGATCTCTAAAAGCGATCGGTACTGGTATTAGTCGCGATTTATCCCACCGAGTTCTGATTATGCAATGGCTCAAGGGCGGTGCTGGCTATACCGAAGATGCGGCGATCGCAGCGCTCAAACGTGGCTATCCCCATGTGATCGATCATCAACGCTGTGGACGTGATGCGATCGTTTGGCGTGGTCAACAGCAGGAAATTGACTGCATCGAAGCGCAACGTGGTTGGGAAATTGCTCAAGCAGCGATCGCTTCAGGACTGTATAAAACGATCATTCTTGATGAACTCAATCCTACTGTTGATCTCGATTTATTACCCGTAGAGCCAATCTGCCAAGCGTTACTTAAAAAATCTCGCGATACGGAAGTAATCATTACAGGACGCTGCCTCAACAACCCCGCCTACTTCGATCTCGCGTCAGTCCACTCAGAAATGGTCTGCCACAAACATTACGCCGAGAAAGGTGTAGATCTCAAACGTGGCGTAGACTTTTAA
- a CDS encoding MBL fold metallo-hydrolase, which produces MANLKHRRSQNISGDFYVDSSCIDCDTCRWMAPETFNWQDDQSAVYQQPQNDLQRIKAMQALLACPTASIGTVEKPTDIKSIQQQFPLLVAENVYHCGYHAESSYGAASYLIQRPEGNILVDSPRFAPPLVKQIENMGGVRYMYLTHRDDVADHEKYHQHFQCDRILHTDDISTGTKSVEIQLQGVENYQLDTDLLIIPVAGHTKGHTVLLYRDQFLFSGDHLAWSDRLQQLYAFRNACWYSWTELGKSMARLATYNFEWVLPGHGRRFHSDLATMQQQMRKCLEYIDNHA; this is translated from the coding sequence ATGGCTAACCTCAAACATCGGCGATCGCAAAATATTTCTGGTGACTTTTATGTAGATAGTAGTTGTATCGATTGCGATACCTGTCGATGGATGGCTCCAGAAACATTTAACTGGCAAGATGATCAATCGGCAGTTTACCAACAACCACAGAATGATTTGCAAAGGATCAAAGCCATGCAAGCTCTTTTGGCTTGTCCCACGGCATCGATTGGGACTGTGGAGAAACCGACAGATATCAAGTCGATTCAACAACAATTCCCTCTGTTAGTCGCCGAAAATGTCTATCACTGTGGTTATCACGCTGAGAGTTCCTACGGTGCGGCGAGTTACTTGATTCAACGTCCCGAAGGAAATATTTTGGTGGATTCTCCTCGCTTTGCACCACCGCTTGTGAAGCAAATTGAGAATATGGGTGGAGTGCGCTATATGTATCTCACCCATCGTGATGATGTTGCCGATCATGAGAAATATCATCAACATTTTCAGTGCGATCGCATTCTGCATACTGATGATATTTCTACAGGAACCAAATCTGTAGAGATTCAATTGCAAGGTGTAGAAAATTATCAATTAGATACCGATTTACTGATTATTCCTGTTGCGGGGCATACTAAGGGACATACGGTTTTACTCTATCGGGATCAGTTTCTATTTAGTGGCGATCATTTGGCATGGTCAGATCGCTTACAACAGCTTTATGCTTTTCGGAATGCTTGTTGGTATTCGTGGACGGAACTTGGTAAGTCGATGGCAAGGTTAGCAACTTACAATTTTGAATGGGTGCTTCCGGGACATGGCAGAAGATTTCATAGCGATCTCGCAACTATGCAGCAACAAATGCGTAAATGCCTCGAATATATCGATAATCATGCCTAA